The following coding sequences lie in one Arachis ipaensis cultivar K30076 chromosome B03, Araip1.1, whole genome shotgun sequence genomic window:
- the LOC107628774 gene encoding myb-related protein 308, which yields MGRSPCCEKAHTNKGAWTKEEDDRLISYIRAHGEGCWRSLPKAAGLLRCGKSCRLRWINYLRPDLKRGNFTEEEDELIIKLHSLLGNKWSLIAGRLPGRTDNEIKNYWNTHIRRKLLSRGIDPATHRPLNDSSASHHHHNNQEQQQQQQQQQPSSLVAAATTTTISFASSVSASASAVKQEQDTITTTTATTTTSATCNANMFGIMEKKNKKDYSKGSSMERCPDLNLELTISPPRHLDEPDHQKFSGIERSPCFVCSLGLQNSKDCRCGFATNANANGGTNSNGTTTTTTTATGSGYDFLGLKTGSVWDYRSLEMK from the exons ATGGGAAGGTCACCTTGCTGTGAGAAAGCACACACAAACAAAGGTGCATGGACGAAGGAAGAAGATGACAGGCTCATATCTTACATTAGAGCTCATGGTGAGGGTTGCTGGAGATCCCTTCCTAAAGCGGCGGGCCTTCTCCGGTGCGGCAAGAGCTGCCGCCTCCGCTGGATCAACTATCTCCGCCCTGACCTCAAAAGAGGCAACTTcactgaagaagaagatgaactcATCATCAAACTCCACAGTCTCCTTGGTAACAA gtGGTCGCTTATAGCTGGAAGATTGCCAGGGAGAACAGACAATGAGATAAAGAATTATTGGAACACACACATAAGAAGGAAGCTTTTGAGCAGAGGAATTGACCCTGCAACTCATAGGCCTCTCAATGATTCTTCTGCTTCACATCATCATCACAACaaccaagaacaacaacaacaacaacaacaacaacaaccatcttCTCTTGTTGCAGCAgccacaaccaccaccatatctTTTGCTTCTTctgtttctgcttctgcttctgctgttAAACAAGAACAAGATACTATTACTACTACTACTGCTACTACCACTACTAGTGCTACTTGCAACGCAAACATGTTTGGGATTAtggagaagaagaacaagaaggatTATTCAAAGGGATCATCAATGGAAAGGTGCCCTGACTTGAATCTTGAGTTGACAATTAGTCCTCCACGCCATCTTGATGAACCTGATCACCAGAAATTCAGTGGAATAGAGAGATCCCCTTGCTTTGTTTGCAGCTTGGGTTTGCAGAACAGCAAGGATTGCCGGTGTGGATTCGCCACTAATGCTAATGCTAATGGTGGCACTAATAGTAAtggcaccaccaccaccaccaccactgctACTGGTTCTGGTTATGATTTCTTGGGCTTGAAAACAGGTAGTGTTTGGGATTACAGAAGCTTGGAAATGAAGTGA